From a region of the Cutaneotrichosporon cavernicola HIS019 DNA, chromosome: 7a genome:
- the GCN5 gene encoding uncharacterized protein (Acetyltransferase (GNAT) domain) has protein sequence MPRGRGRPRKEVTPPPEDEGASSPSSSSLSSPVKSHTETDVPTPVTAMEIDPEVSLDVDMGLQMDDSLDLANIDLSALEGQLAEGGLDQLDPSELDPSQLDPLELDPSQLGDALTEHMGSDLPEVDLATLGDLDNVDLTQMLGDLDEQEKETAEGDAGTVERVAEGDAEDAEDEEAAEDEVDDEDEDEEDDDDDEEEEEDEEEEEEDEEEEDDEEEEDEDEDEEEDDDDADETKAAVPATTALPSGTTFRYPPAPKDTTKIPERERKFKMARFLPCTADGCDCSGLEPPSGSNVVLDTGEDVEMGDADDEPAAAWRTEEGWWRQCGACSHGWEESGHVFSEDVNHPERRRREKVAGRIEEMLEEENCLTTFPTPHIEATESLRRQLSEFAKPQPAGKHPAGKNPVSRLGGFDSMENGTPFSEDGEDGRPRKRMRTSASGSRSPEKPGREGPANGEANGKGVGKQPSRAGKKKGGKGTTARTIGSISGPSGGGGLEGSDDDDDTPLAARRPELDDRERRRRAEAKEKERQREDQAIARAAGDEGDEEQAHVDVNMWRNWELPILPLRPAALEQTNNEIRMMVASSRAPDEVQWILLVGAKNLFMKQLPKMPREYIARLVLDPNHITLAIVKYGYRVVGGICYRPFERQGFAEIVFCAVDSSEQVKGYGSHVMNALKDHVRKNHPTIDTFLTYADNYAVGYFKKQGFKKEITYPRKQWVGYIKDYEGGTIMQCTMLPKVVYAEVNQMLADQKAAVAAKIRQISQSHVIRPGLKVFKDAKPGSLTLPKEDIPGLAESGWNPDLDEIMRQPKRNPYFAVMQQILNDLQNDPSSWPFVKPVDSSVVVDYYNVITNPMDLSKMEHKLENNHYNSMDDFVADARLIFANCRQYNGDKNQYANLANKLEKQLDRIVKKRMTQ, from the exons CACACTGAGACGGACGTCCCAACCCCCGTGACGGCCATGGAAATCGATCCTGAGGTCTCCTTAGACGTCGACATGGGCCTGCAGATGGACGACTCTCTTGACCTGGCTAACATTGACCTGTCCGCATTGGAGGGTCAACTCGCCGAAGGCGGACTCGACCAACTTGACCCATCAGAGCTCGATCCTTCACAGCTCGACCCATTGGAACTCGACCCGTCCCagcttggcgacgcgcTGACCGAACATATGGGCAGCGACCTCCCCGAAGTCGACCTTGCCACTCTCGGCGAtctcgacaatgtcgaccTCACGCAGATGCTCGgggacctcgacgagcaggagaaggagacggCGGAGGGTGATGCGGGCACAGTGGAGAGAGTGGCAGAGGGCGATGCTGAAGACGcagaagacgaggaggcggcggaagacgaggtcgacgacgaggacgaagatgaggaagacgatgacgacgacgaagaagaggaagaagacgaggaggaggaggaggaggatgaggaggaagaagacgacgaagaggaagaggatgaggacgaggacgaggaggaagacgacgatgacgccgacgagaccAAGGCGGCCGTCCCGGCTACCACGGCGCTTCCTTCCGGCACGACCTTCCGCTACCCTCCCGCGCCCAAGGACACTACCAAGATCcccgagcgcgagcgcaagtTCAAGATGGCACGCTTCCTTCCCTGCACTGCCGACGGGTGCGATTGCTCCGGCCTCGAACCACCATCAGGCAGCAACGTCGTACTCGACactggcgaggacgtcgagatgggcgacgccgacgacgagccggcGGCTGCGTGGCGCACCGAGGAAGGGTGGTGGAGACAGTGCGGCGCGTGTTCGCacgggtgggaggagtCGGGGCATGTGTTCTCAGAGGACGTGAACCACCCCGAGAGAAGACGGAGGGAGAAGGTCGCGGGCCGCATCGAAGAGATGTTAGAG GAGGAGAATTGCTTGACCACGTTCCCCACACCACATATCGAGGCAACCGAGTCGTTGAGAAGACAGCTCTCCGAGTTTGCCAAGCCGCAGCCTGCTGGCAAGCACCCAGCGGGCAAGAATCCCGTCTCGCGGTTGGGTGGCTTTGACTCGATGGAGAACGGCACCCCGTTCAGCGAGGACGGTGAGGACGGGCGACCTAGAAAGCGCATGCGCACATCTGCGTCCGGGTCGCGGTCGCCTGAGAAGCCTGGGCGAGAAGGGCCTGCCAACGGCGAGGCGAATGGGAAGGGCGTGGGCAAGCAGCCGAGCCGCGCTGGtaagaagaagggcggcAAGGGGACGACCGCTCGGACGATCGGCTCCATCTCTGGCCCCTCTGGCGGAGGCGGGCTTGAGGGCTcagacgatgacgatgacaCGCCGCTCGCAGCGCGCCGGCCAGAATTAGACGACCGAGAACggcggcgccgcgccgaggccaaggagaaggaacGGCAGCGTGAGGACCAGGCgatcgcgcgcgctgcgggcgacgagggcgacgaggagcaagcgcacgtcgacgtcaacaTGTGGCGCAATTGGGAGTTACCCATTCTGCCGTTGCGACCTGCTGCGCTGGAGCAGACGAACAACGAAATCCGGATGATGGTCGcatcctcgcgcgcgccagacGAGGTACAATGGATCTTactcgtcggcgccaagAACCTGTTCATGAAGCAGCTACCCAAGATGCCGAGAGAGTACATTGCACGCTTAGTGCTCGATCCGAACCATATCACCCTCGCAATCGTTAAGTACGGCTACCGCGTGGTAGGTGGCATCTGCTACCGGCCGTTTGAGCGACAAGGGTTTGCCGAGATTGTCTTCTGTGCAGTCGACAGCAGCGAGCAGGTCAAGGGCTATGGTTCGCACGTAATgaacgcgctcaaggaccaCGTACGCAAGAATCACCCGACGATCGACACGTTCCTCACGTACGCAGACAACTATGCTGTCGGGTACTTCAAGAAGCAGGGATTCAAGAAGGAGATCACGTACCCACGCAAGCAGTGGGTCGGCTACATCAAGGACTATGAAGGCGGAACTATCATGCAGTGCACGATGCTCCCCAAGGTCGTGTATGCGGAGGTCAACCAGATGCTGGCGGACCAGAAGGCGGCCGTGGCAGCCAAGATCCGCCAGATCTCACAGAGCCATGTCATTCGCCCGGGCCTGAAGGTCttcaaggacgccaagccTGGGAGCCTGACGCTCCCGAAGGAGGACATCCCCGGACTAGCCGAGAGTGGTTGGAACCCGGATTTGGACGAGAT CATGAGACAGCCCAAGCGCAACCCGTACTTTGCGGTGATGCAGCAGATCCTCAACGACCTGCAGAACGACCCGAGTTCGTGGCCGTTCGTCAAGCCCGTCGACAgcagcgtcgtcgtcgactaTTACAACGTCATCACGAACCCCATGG accTGAGCAAGATGGAGCATAAGCTCGAGAACAACCACTACAACAGCATGGACGACTTTGTCGCTGACGCGCGCCTGATCTTCGCCAATTGTCGGCAGTACAACGGCGACAAAAACCAGTatgccaacctcgccaacaagctcgagaagcaGCTGGACAGGATTGTCAAGAAGCGTATGACGCAATAG